The following coding sequences lie in one Drosophila bipectinata strain 14024-0381.07 chromosome XR, DbipHiC1v2, whole genome shotgun sequence genomic window:
- the LOC122322001 gene encoding uncharacterized protein yields the protein MHQRMADLPSVRITQALPFVNTGCDYAGPILLKDAKVRKPRISKGYICLFVCMVTSAIHLELATDLSTETFLVALRRFFSIRGKCTRMYSDNGTNFIGARRSVNEMQQLLNSTQYKDHVANSLADEGIQWTFIPPRAPHWGGKWESAVRCVKLHLRRVIGSSTLTHEQMRTLLAQISAVVNSRPLCYTSDTDSNYLSPAHFLIGRPFTTIPEADLGHIPVGRLGYWQSIQSMYQGFWKQWHQEYLTSLQQRPKWTNETPNIKIGSVVLVKESNIIAPGEGDRNLTRKG from the coding sequence ATGCATCAACGTATGGCAGATCTACCCAGCGTACGTATAACGCAAGCACTGCCATTCGTAAACACTGGATGCGACTATGCAGGGCCAATTCTTCTGAAGGACGCTAAGGTGCGCAAGCCGCGTATCAGCAAGGGATACATATGCCTATTTGTATGTATGGTTACATCGGCGATCCATCTAGAACTCGCCACCGACTTATCCACGGAAACATTTCTGGTGGCATTGAGACGATTTTTCTCAATACGAGGCAAATGTACACGCATGTACAGCGACAACGGAACAAATTTCATCGGAGCCAGGCGATCCGTGAATGAAATGCAGCAGCTACTGAACTCAACACAATACAAGGATCACGTAGCGAACTCACTAGCAGACGAAGGTATCCAATGGACCTTCATCCCACCTCGTGCTCCACATTGGGGAGGAAAGTGGGAATCAGCAGTTCGATGTGTTAAACTGCATCTTCGACGAGTCATTGGCAGCAGCACACTAACACATGAGCAAATGCGCACCTTGCTGGCGCAGATTAGTGCGGTGGTCAACTCACGACCCTTATGCTACACGTCGGATACAGATAGCAACTATCTGTCACCAGCCCATTTCCTGATCGGGCGACCATTTACGACGATCCCGGAGGCGGATCTTGGCCACATTCCTGTGGGCCGTTTGGGATACTGGCAGAGTATCCAATCGATGTACCAAGGCTTCTGGAAACAATGGCACCAGGAGTACCTAACTAGTCTTCAGCAGCGACCAAAGTGGACCAACGAAACCCCCAACATCAAGATCGGCAGCGTTGTGCTCGTCAAGGAGTCCAACATCATAGCACCTGGCGAGGGTGATCGAAACCTAACCAGGAAAGGATaa
- the LOC122322002 gene encoding uncharacterized protein, with amino-acid sequence MVNIQNANGDLVACRLLLDTGLELLYVSERCLHALGLARTPSRILVTGISSIKADTTRGCSTLRIQSRISEDQLVVQAHVLGKITSSLERQRIDASALQVFNDLQLADSQFSTSGPVDILLGSEHVWSAITGRKIFDNKGKLIAISSIFGWVITSLFAPRASNTMALTTTVDIDATLRRFWELERIHRKAEVQPEDKEVEEHFLNTHARDDNGKNIVELPFTSSDPEFADTLQGALQRFKSVERRLSQNHQLRKDYVNFMREYQSLGHMREISPGEIPNERSFYLPHHPVLGRKLRVVFDGSNRDAKGKALNDTLSIGPSIQRGLFAVWLRFRMHKYVLSADIVKMFRQIWVSEKHRNFQRIVWREDPSDPIKHFQLCTVTYGTSCAPFLAVRVLEQLAADHQKEFPTAAKILMEDFYVEDVLTGSNSEDELQRNRDELVQLMSCAKLELGKWVSNTKYIVSEDNTDSSHSSIKVLGLHWHPKKDTLSYNVNLAKNPSCTKRQVLSDVSRIFDPLGLLAPTVV; translated from the coding sequence ATGGTCAACATTCAAAACGCAAACGGGGATTTGGTAGCATGCCGACTCCTTTTGGACACAGGCTTAGAACTGTTATATGTATCTGAACGCTGTCTACACGCCCTTGGTTTGGCTCGTACGCCATCCCGCATATTGGTCACTGGAATTTCATCGATTAAAGCAGACACAACAAGGGGATGCAGCACCCTACGCATCCAATCCCGTATATCAGAGGATCAACTGGTAGTCCAGGCTCACGTGCTTGGAAAGATCACCTCATCATTGGAAAGGCAGAGAATCGACGCGTCTGCACTACAAGTCTTTAACGATCTACAACTAGCAGATTCACAATTCAGTACAAGTGGCCCAGTCGATATTCTTTTGGGCAGCGAGCATGTTTGGAGTGCTATTACTGGGAGAAAGATATTTGACAACAAAGGAAAGCTAATCGCTATTTCATCAATCTTTGGATGGGTGATTACATCACTGTTTGCACCACGGGCGAGCAACACTATGGCCCTCACAACAACAGTCGACATTGATGCCACTCTCAGACGATTCTGGGAGCTGGAACGCATTCATCGCAAGGCAGAAGTTCAACCTGAGGACAAAGAGGTCGAGGAGCACTTTCTCAACACCCACGCTCGGGACGATAATGGCAAAAACATTGTGGAGCTTCCCTTTACATCCTCAGATCCTGAATTTGCAGATACCCTTCAAGGAGCCTTACAGCGGTTCAAATCGGTTGAACGCCGTTTATCACAAAATCATCAGCTACGTAAGGATTACGTAAACTTCATGAGGGAATATCAGAGTCTAGGACACATGCGAGAAATCTCACCGGGCGAAATTCCCAACGAAAGGAGTTTCTATCTACCTCATCATCCTGTATTGGGTCGAAAACTCAGAGTAGTCTTCGACGGCTCAAACCGGGACGCCAAAGGCAAGGCGTTAAACGACACACTCTCGATAGGACCCAGTATTCAGCGAGGCCtgtttgctgtgtggctgcgGTTCCGTATGCACAAATACGTACTTTCAGCGGACATAGTCAAAATGTTCCGTCAAATCTGGGTGAGCGAAAAGCATAGAAACTTTCAGAGAATCGTATGGCGAGAGGATCCATCAGATCCCATCAAGCACTTCCAACTTTGTACGGTGACGTATGGAACATCATGCGCACCATTCCTAGCAGTTCGAGTACTGGAACAACTGGCTGCTGACCACCAGAAGGAGTTTCCAACTGCAGCAAAAATCTTGATGGAAGACTTCTATGTGGAAGACGTTCTCACTGGATCCAATAGTGAGGATGAGCTGCAACGCAATCGGGACGAACTCGTCCAACTGATGTCCTGTGCTAAGCTAGAGCTCGGGAAATGGGTATCGAATACCAAATACATTGTATCGGAGGATAACACGGATTCCTCACACTCATCAATAAAGGTTCTAGGGCTGCATTGGCACCCTAAGAAGGACACATTGTCGTACAATGTGAATCTAGCTAAAAATCCAAGCTGCACCAAGAGGCAAGTGTTGTCAGATGTGTCACGCATATTCGACCCTCTCGGTCTATTAGCACCAACCGTAGTTTAA